A DNA window from Candidatus Sulfidibacterium hydrothermale contains the following coding sequences:
- a CDS encoding C10 family peptidase: MKKLFASIFLIAWAAMATGQNVPIRTARAFAKNQYTQFYQSRFKTSPVQVTISDEYSITSGNDTLYYVFNFGQNRGFVILSADRRVYPVIGYAFKGSYSPYYQPPAFSDWMKEKKQEIIQIKTSNIQPNQTIKNAWSNLKTSNENEKIIGPLLETTWDQGCYYNASCPEDIDGHCGHALTGCVATAMAQVMKYWSFPKHGKGSHTDNTETYGKLTVNFGATTYQWSDMPDRLDSANNAVATLMYHCGVSIDMDYGPKSSGSHTSYTVSALTDYFYYAPTAHFVEKESYSDAQWESLIKTELDSLRPILYRGHKASGGGHSFVCDGYQGDFFHFNWGWNGTDDGYFFLNNLSPTSTRNYSYQQGAVIGTHPLKPDKAGSITGDTVVCQGQDSVLYTLPEIATATSYVWTLPDGKTVETSTDSVYIHYGSSSVSGFISVYGKNKYSKGAPDSLAIRIKKQPATPVITLQNGNILHSNTPTGNQWFNQNGMITDSTRQNFTVKEKGNYYVVVTQNGCRSDTSNHIVVVETGIHAFSSSPGIKIYPNPVKEQVTLEFPRNEYSQGVITIQSVNGKIYLKQQLPKGQLKITLHLKQLPQGIYILKVKSLSETFTKELLKL, translated from the coding sequence ATGAAAAAACTATTTGCTTCCATTTTTTTAATCGCCTGGGCAGCTATGGCTACTGGTCAGAACGTACCCATCCGTACTGCCCGGGCTTTTGCAAAAAATCAATATACCCAGTTTTATCAATCCCGGTTTAAAACATCACCGGTTCAGGTTACCATCTCAGACGAATATAGTATTACCTCCGGAAATGATACTTTGTATTACGTTTTTAACTTCGGGCAAAACCGTGGTTTTGTAATCCTTTCCGCTGATCGCAGAGTGTATCCGGTGATCGGTTATGCCTTTAAAGGATCATACTCTCCTTATTACCAACCTCCGGCTTTTTCCGACTGGATGAAAGAGAAAAAGCAGGAAATTATTCAAATTAAAACAAGTAATATCCAACCCAATCAAACAATAAAAAATGCTTGGAGCAATCTTAAAACTTCTAATGAAAATGAAAAAATTATTGGTCCTTTATTAGAAACAACCTGGGACCAAGGCTGTTACTATAATGCATCATGTCCAGAAGATATAGATGGCCATTGTGGACATGCTTTAACCGGATGTGTTGCCACAGCCATGGCTCAAGTAATGAAATACTGGTCATTTCCAAAACACGGAAAAGGTTCTCATACAGACAATACAGAAACTTACGGAAAGTTAACCGTAAATTTTGGCGCTACAACCTATCAGTGGTCTGATATGCCAGACCGTCTTGATTCTGCTAATAATGCCGTAGCTACTCTGATGTATCATTGTGGAGTTTCTATTGATATGGATTACGGGCCCAAAAGTTCAGGTTCACATACCAGTTATACCGTATCTGCTCTGACTGATTATTTCTATTACGCACCAACAGCCCATTTTGTCGAAAAAGAATCGTATTCTGATGCACAGTGGGAGTCTCTCATAAAAACAGAATTAGACTCCTTAAGGCCAATCTTATACAGAGGACATAAAGCCAGCGGCGGAGGCCATTCTTTTGTATGCGATGGATATCAGGGTGATTTTTTCCATTTTAACTGGGGTTGGAATGGAACTGACGATGGTTATTTCTTTTTAAATAACCTGAGTCCTACATCAACCAGGAATTATTCTTACCAACAAGGAGCTGTTATCGGCACCCATCCGTTAAAACCGGATAAAGCGGGTTCCATCACCGGCGATACGGTGGTTTGTCAGGGACAGGATTCGGTATTATACACGCTTCCGGAAATCGCCACAGCCACTTCTTATGTCTGGACTCTTCCTGACGGGAAGACGGTGGAAACTTCTACAGACAGCGTCTACATCCATTATGGCAGTTCTTCTGTTTCCGGTTTTATTTCGGTTTACGGAAAAAACAAATACAGCAAAGGAGCCCCCGATTCGTTAGCCATTCGTATAAAAAAGCAACCGGCTACTCCGGTGATTACTCTGCAAAACGGCAATATTCTCCATTCCAACACCCCAACAGGAAATCAGTGGTTTAATCAAAACGGAATGATTACGGATTCTACCAGACAAAACTTTACGGTAAAAGAAAAAGGGAATTATTATGTTGTTGTTACTCAAAACGGATGTCGCTCTGATACTTCAAATCATATCGTAGTTGTTGAAACAGGAATCCATGCTTTTTCTTCTTCTCCAGGAATAAAAATCTATCCTAATCCGGTAAAAGAACAAGTAACACTGGAATTTCCCCGGAATGAATATTCTCAGGGAGTCATAACCATTCAATCTGTAAATGGAAAAATTTATTTAAAACAACAGCTTCCTAAGGGTCAATTAAAAATAACACTTCATTTAAAACAACTCCCACAAGGAATTTATATCCTGAAAGTGAAAAGTCTTTCAGAAACATTTACTAAAGAACTATTAAAATTATAA
- a CDS encoding RagB/SusD family nutrient uptake outer membrane protein: protein MKKTINILLTLVLLGTLFSCSKDALDPTLAQDKAISTSINTLEDMQGLLLGAYNRMTSHYYYGRNYIIYGEIRSDNCFSNGNSGRFTTVAAMKMGDDDGYAAGTWAQIYRVIASANVIIKQDPEKITGDPEAIKNIIGQAYAIRALAHFDLLKLYGQQNVTGGTLGVPYVTTFKGDDLSPARKTVAEDKTMINADFEKALSLMDPDLNDPSREFITTYAVEALQSRVDVYFGDWDAAKTACEKVINSGDYEIAPAADYAKTFSTKGAKNVIFELAQRPTDNAGINGLSYIYRGDNYGDIEVLPNLPKIFDSTDVRIAPDMIANVDGKWRNIGKYPTNANFDYDIPIIRYEEVILNYAEALYHLGDDAKALTELNLIPAHRDAKLYTTISEDNILLERRKELCFEGFRFDDLARTHQDIPDVDPFYQTHGLVKYGDYRFAFPIPIGEINANPNMVQNEGY from the coding sequence ATGAAAAAGACAATTAATATCCTATTAACGCTTGTGTTATTGGGAACCTTGTTTTCTTGCAGTAAAGACGCATTAGACCCTACCCTTGCACAAGATAAAGCGATTAGTACAAGCATAAATACACTTGAAGATATGCAAGGATTGTTATTGGGAGCTTATAATAGAATGACCAGTCATTATTATTATGGTCGTAACTACATTATTTATGGAGAAATACGGTCTGATAATTGTTTTTCCAATGGCAATTCCGGAAGATTTACCACTGTAGCGGCTATGAAAATGGGCGATGATGATGGTTATGCAGCCGGTACATGGGCTCAAATTTATCGGGTTATCGCCAGCGCTAATGTTATCATAAAACAGGATCCGGAAAAAATCACAGGAGATCCGGAGGCCATCAAGAATATCATTGGTCAGGCGTATGCCATCCGTGCGTTGGCTCATTTTGACCTGCTGAAACTGTATGGCCAGCAAAATGTTACCGGCGGCACTTTGGGCGTTCCTTACGTTACCACTTTTAAAGGAGATGATTTATCGCCTGCTAGAAAAACGGTGGCAGAGGACAAAACAATGATTAATGCGGATTTTGAAAAAGCCCTCTCTTTGATGGATCCAGACTTGAACGATCCTTCCAGAGAATTTATTACCACTTATGCCGTAGAAGCTTTACAGTCAAGAGTAGACGTTTACTTTGGCGATTGGGATGCTGCTAAAACGGCTTGCGAAAAAGTGATAAATTCAGGGGATTACGAAATTGCTCCGGCTGCTGATTATGCCAAAACATTTTCGACCAAAGGAGCAAAAAATGTTATTTTTGAATTGGCTCAACGGCCAACAGATAATGCTGGAATTAACGGGCTTTCTTACATCTACAGAGGAGATAACTATGGTGATATAGAGGTATTACCCAATCTTCCTAAAATATTTGATTCGACAGACGTACGCATTGCCCCAGATATGATTGCCAACGTAGATGGAAAATGGAGAAATATTGGTAAATATCCGACCAATGCTAATTTTGATTATGACATCCCCATTATTCGATATGAAGAAGTAATTCTGAATTATGCCGAGGCTTTGTATCACTTAGGAGATGATGCAAAAGCGCTCACCGAATTAAATTTGATACCGGCCCATCGTGATGCGAAATTGTATACCACCATTTCTGAAGATAATATTCTTCTGGAAAGACGAAAAGAACTGTGTTTTGAAGGTTTCCGTTTCGACGATTTGGCCCGTACCCACCAAGACATTCCGGATGTTGATCCATTTTATCAAACCCATGGTTTGGTGAAATACGGAGACTACCGGTTTGCTTTCCCTATTCCGATTGGAGAAATTAATGCCAATCCGAATATGGTTCAAAATGAAGGCTATTGA
- a CDS encoding NUDIX hydrolase, which translates to MLASYSLQEKHLVAIDNIVFGYEGGQLKLLLFKRNIEPCKGKWSLVGGWVNANESVEETAARVLKKITGLSDLFMEQVAVFSKPNRDLGGRVISVAFYALINIQEHDHELVDQYGAQWWPVKNLPELIFDHREMVETALNKLRMKASRELIGSDLLPAEFTLTQLRNVYNSIFMKEFDPGNFRKKILSLHILKRLDKKDVSESKKGAYYYTFNGNSMKKSAERIIKF; encoded by the coding sequence ATGTTAGCCTCTTATTCCTTACAAGAAAAACACCTCGTAGCCATTGATAACATCGTCTTTGGTTACGAAGGCGGCCAACTCAAGCTATTGTTATTCAAGCGAAATATCGAACCATGCAAAGGGAAATGGTCCCTGGTGGGTGGCTGGGTTAATGCCAACGAATCGGTAGAAGAAACGGCTGCCCGTGTATTAAAAAAGATTACCGGCCTCTCAGACCTGTTCATGGAACAGGTGGCGGTTTTCTCAAAACCTAACCGCGATTTAGGCGGCAGAGTCATTAGCGTTGCTTTTTACGCATTAATCAACATTCAGGAACATGACCATGAGCTGGTTGATCAGTATGGAGCACAATGGTGGCCGGTAAAAAACCTCCCCGAGTTGATTTTTGATCATCGTGAGATGGTGGAAACGGCCTTGAACAAGTTACGGATGAAAGCCAGCCGAGAGCTGATCGGAAGCGACTTGCTCCCCGCCGAATTTACCTTAACCCAATTACGCAATGTATACAACTCCATTTTTATGAAAGAATTTGATCCGGGAAATTTCCGGAAAAAGATCCTTTCGCTTCACATTTTAAAACGGCTCGACAAAAAAGATGTCTCTGAATCAAAGAAAGGAGCTTATTATTATACTTTTAATGGAAATTCCATGAAAAAAAGTGCGGAAAGAATCATTAAATTTTAA
- a CDS encoding aldose epimerase family protein — MTDHFETTIKGKKTRLFTLTNNNGMQVFITNFGGKIVSIQLPDKQRKPVDVVLGYNNIRDYIHGNPFFGALVGRYANRIDKGEFMLDGETYYLHKNYGNVHLHGGNNGFHNVVWDAETRLINGEQALELRYLSPDGEENYPGNLQVDVIYRLTDENALKIEMHAETDRPTIINLTVHPFFNLAGEGNGTVLNQEVQINADRFTSVKSGSMVPDGSLRPVADTPFDFRKFKSIGEGFFSDDEQLKIAQGYDHNFVLNNNNQDLCYAAAARDPFSDRGLEVWTDQPGLQFYTGNALDGNDTGKSGKPYLKYGAFCFEPQHFPDSPHHPAFPSVVLQPGEIYSHQSIFKFYF; from the coding sequence ATGACAGACCATTTCGAAACAACGATAAAGGGTAAAAAAACCCGGCTTTTCACACTGACCAACAACAACGGAATGCAGGTATTCATCACCAATTTCGGCGGGAAAATTGTTTCCATACAGCTTCCTGACAAGCAAAGAAAACCGGTAGATGTGGTGCTTGGGTACAACAATATCCGCGATTATATCCACGGAAATCCTTTTTTCGGGGCGTTGGTCGGCCGCTATGCCAACCGCATTGATAAAGGAGAATTTATGCTGGACGGGGAAACTTATTATTTACATAAAAATTACGGGAACGTCCATCTGCATGGCGGGAACAACGGTTTTCACAACGTGGTTTGGGATGCCGAAACCCGGTTGATAAATGGTGAACAGGCTTTGGAATTGCGTTATCTGAGTCCCGACGGCGAAGAAAACTATCCGGGAAACCTGCAAGTTGATGTTATTTACCGGCTAACCGACGAAAATGCTCTGAAAATTGAAATGCATGCCGAAACCGACCGACCCACCATCATCAACTTAACTGTACATCCGTTTTTTAACCTGGCCGGCGAAGGAAACGGCACAGTTTTAAATCAGGAAGTACAAATCAATGCCGACCGCTTTACCTCCGTAAAGTCCGGAAGTATGGTGCCCGACGGTTCACTGCGCCCGGTGGCAGATACCCCTTTTGATTTCAGAAAATTTAAGTCCATAGGAGAAGGATTTTTTTCTGATGATGAACAATTAAAAATAGCACAGGGTTACGATCATAATTTTGTACTGAACAATAATAACCAAGACTTGTGTTATGCCGCTGCGGCACGCGATCCGTTTTCGGACCGGGGACTCGAAGTGTGGACCGACCAGCCGGGTCTTCAATTTTACACAGGAAACGCTCTTGATGGAAACGATACTGGTAAAAGCGGGAAACCGTATTTAAAATATGGTGCTTTTTGCTTTGAGCCCCAGCATTTTCCCGATTCGCCCCACCACCCGGCGTTTCCATCGGTTGTTTTACAGCCCGGAGAAATTTATTCCCATCAAAGTATTTTTAAATTCTATTTTTGA
- a CDS encoding sodium/sugar symporter: protein MTAGFSTLDYIIFGAYAALIITVGLWVSRNKKGKEKTSNDYFLASNSLTWWAVGASLIAANISAEQFIGMSGSGYAIGLGIASYEWMSAITLIIVGKYFLPVFLKAKIYTMPQYIVRRYDNRVRTILAVFWLLVYVFVNLTSVLYLGALAIQSIMGVPLLWGVIGLAAFAAAYSLYGGLSSVAWTDVIQVIFLIGGGLATTYLALNAIPETHGVIQGFKYLIHEAPQKFHMILHKGNPYYMDLPGISVLVGGMWVANLYYWGFNQYIIQRALAAKSKSEAQKGIIFAGFLKILTPLIVVIPGIAAFVLTKDTNLLATLGPAAHQHLPSAQHADYAYPWLLGLLPYGVKGIAFAALAAAIVSSLASMLNSTSTIFTMDIYKQFKKDATERNLVRVGRTTAAIALLIAVAIAPMLQTLDQAFQYIQEYTGMVSPGILAIFLFGLFWKRATSNSALWAAIFTIPVSMFFKFVFPQVPWMNQMGYSFLIISAIIVIISLLEKKTESKAIPVSKELFHTDTAFNVGAVAITAIIATLYIIFW from the coding sequence ATGACAGCAGGATTTTCAACACTGGATTACATTATTTTCGGGGCTTATGCCGCCCTGATCATCACCGTGGGATTGTGGGTTTCTCGCAATAAAAAAGGCAAGGAAAAAACATCCAACGACTATTTTCTTGCCAGTAATTCGTTAACCTGGTGGGCTGTGGGTGCATCGCTTATTGCTGCCAATATTTCGGCCGAACAGTTTATCGGCATGTCGGGTTCGGGTTATGCTATCGGACTGGGCATTGCTTCTTATGAATGGATGTCGGCCATTACATTGATTATTGTCGGAAAATACTTCCTGCCGGTTTTCCTGAAAGCCAAAATTTACACCATGCCGCAGTACATCGTCCGGCGTTATGATAACCGGGTGCGCACCATTCTGGCTGTTTTCTGGTTGCTGGTTTACGTTTTTGTTAATCTTACTTCGGTGCTGTATCTCGGCGCGCTGGCCATTCAGTCGATTATGGGCGTTCCGTTGCTGTGGGGAGTTATCGGACTGGCGGCTTTTGCGGCAGCTTATTCGCTGTATGGCGGCCTTTCTTCTGTGGCCTGGACCGATGTTATTCAGGTTATTTTTCTCATCGGCGGCGGACTGGCTACCACTTATCTTGCCTTGAATGCCATTCCCGAAACGCACGGCGTTATTCAGGGATTTAAATATTTAATTCACGAAGCACCGCAGAAATTTCACATGATTTTGCACAAAGGCAACCCGTATTACATGGACTTACCCGGCATTAGCGTGCTGGTGGGCGGTATGTGGGTGGCCAATTTGTATTATTGGGGATTTAACCAGTACATTATCCAGCGTGCTCTGGCTGCCAAAAGCAAAAGCGAAGCCCAGAAAGGAATTATTTTTGCCGGATTTCTGAAAATATTAACCCCGCTGATTGTAGTGATTCCCGGTATTGCCGCTTTTGTTTTAACGAAAGATACCAACCTGCTGGCCACCCTCGGGCCGGCAGCGCACCAGCATCTGCCTTCGGCACAACATGCCGATTATGCTTATCCGTGGTTACTCGGATTGTTGCCGTACGGTGTAAAAGGAATTGCTTTTGCCGCCCTTGCCGCAGCCATTGTTTCCTCACTGGCGTCGATGCTCAACAGCACATCTACCATCTTTACCATGGATATTTACAAGCAGTTTAAAAAGGATGCCACCGAAAGAAACCTGGTGCGTGTGGGACGAACCACCGCAGCAATAGCCTTACTGATCGCTGTGGCCATTGCACCTATGTTACAAACGCTCGATCAGGCTTTTCAATACATTCAGGAATATACCGGTATGGTCAGTCCGGGTATTCTGGCTATTTTCCTGTTTGGCTTGTTTTGGAAACGGGCCACTTCCAATTCGGCATTGTGGGCAGCTATTTTTACCATTCCGGTTTCCATGTTTTTCAAATTTGTTTTTCCGCAGGTGCCGTGGATGAACCAGATGGGATACAGCTTTCTGATTATCAGCGCAATTATTGTAATTATCAGTTTATTGGAAAAGAAAACCGAATCCAAAGCCATTCCTGTCAGCAAAGAGTTGTTTCATACCGATACGGCCTTTAACGTAGGTGCTGTTGCCATTACAGCCATTATTGCCACGTTATACATTATTTTCTGGTAA
- a CDS encoding metallophosphoesterase family protein encodes MKKILFIVGLVISIFLMGCGSSSENNTITYNHTIDSLKAIPDQNWNIHAIEKINPADTSFSFVVMGDNRSGDKVLAKIIEEINKDKSVKFTLDNGDLVHHGYLKEYKNYMQIIKKSNVPFIGIIGNHEIPRYDGSKNYEKFFGKDYFSFHTGNSYFIVLDDADELGILGKQLSWLKDQLKESQNYQYRFVFMHVPLYDPRAGEYKRGHSLKDMTNAKTLNDLFDQYHVTMLFCSHIHFYYRGKWHETPFIITGGAGAPLVKFENDGFYNYIKVTITPKAVKYDVVKVTSPFKKSAKTH; translated from the coding sequence ATGAAAAAAATATTGTTTATAGTAGGTTTGGTAATTTCCATTTTTCTAATGGGTTGTGGATCATCGAGCGAAAACAACACCATTACTTATAATCACACCATTGACTCGTTGAAAGCCATACCTGATCAAAACTGGAATATTCATGCAATAGAAAAAATAAATCCTGCGGATACCAGTTTTTCATTTGTCGTAATGGGCGACAACCGTAGTGGAGATAAGGTACTTGCAAAAATCATCGAGGAGATTAATAAAGATAAAAGTGTAAAATTTACGCTGGATAATGGTGATCTGGTCCATCATGGATACCTGAAAGAGTATAAAAACTACATGCAGATCATTAAAAAATCTAATGTTCCGTTCATTGGTATAATTGGTAATCACGAAATTCCACGATATGACGGATCAAAAAATTATGAAAAATTCTTTGGAAAAGATTATTTCTCTTTTCACACAGGAAACAGCTATTTTATTGTACTGGACGATGCAGATGAACTAGGAATACTGGGCAAGCAGCTCTCCTGGCTAAAAGATCAACTAAAAGAAAGTCAAAACTATCAGTACCGTTTTGTTTTTATGCATGTTCCGCTTTATGATCCCCGTGCCGGAGAATACAAAAGAGGACACAGCTTAAAAGATATGACAAACGCAAAGACGTTAAATGATTTGTTTGACCAATATCACGTAACGATGCTGTTTTGCTCACATATTCATTTTTATTATCGCGGGAAATGGCATGAAACACCGTTTATTATTACTGGTGGGGCCGGAGCTCCTCTGGTAAAATTTGAGAACGACGGCTTTTACAACTACATCAAAGTAACCATTACTCCCAAAGCCGTGAAGTATGACGTGGTAAAAGTAACCAGTCCTTTTAAAAAAAGTGCTAAAACACATTAA